In one Rutidosis leptorrhynchoides isolate AG116_Rl617_1_P2 chromosome 8, CSIRO_AGI_Rlap_v1, whole genome shotgun sequence genomic region, the following are encoded:
- the LOC139864113 gene encoding cysteine-rich repeat secretory protein 38-like yields the protein MVHSCDTASNYTTNTTFETNLDTALNTLPTTNSGLGFFNISIGQGTNTVNSIALCRGDINPDVCQSCLSDSIVKLRQICPNQKEAVGYYDYCMLKYSDKNILRQTGFSYQQLVNPEKVIDISQFNEDLRPLLNNLKREAAAGDSLRKFACGNSTGDVANIYALVECTPDLSELQCNNCLEDSFSKINEILNGAIAGRIVKPMCAFRYKTWKFFNQSTNLNIPVPSRPSEKVAVKNVHVRQVVKWIIK from the exons ATGGTGCATTCCTGCGACACTGCATCAAACTACACCACAAacaccacattcgaaacaaacctAGACACAGCTCTAAACACCCTCCCAACCACCAACTCCGGTTTAGGTTTCTTCAACATTTCAATAGGCCAAGGGACCAACACAGTCAACTCGATCGCGCTTTGTCGAGGTGATATCAACCCAGACGTGTGTCAAAGTTGTCTTAGTGATTCAATAGTTAAACTACGACAAATTTGTCCTAACCAAAAGGAGGCAGTAGGTTACTACGATTACTGTATGTTAAAATACTCCGACAAAAACATATTGAGACAAACTGGATTTAGTTATCAGCAGCTCGTAAACCCCGAAAAAGTGATTGATATTAGTCAGTTTAATGAGGATCTTAGACCGTTGTTGAATAATTTGAAAAGGGAAGCTGCGGCTGGTGATTCGTTAAGGAAGTTTGCTTGTGGGAATAGTACAGGGGATGTGGCTAATATTTACGCGCTCGTAGAGTGTACTCCGGATTTATCAGAGTTGCAATGCAATAATTGTTTGGAAGATTCGTTTAGTAAGATAAATGAAATCCTTAATGGAGCAATTGCTGGGAGGATAGTTAAACCTATGTGTGCTTTTAGGTATAAAACATGGAAGTTTTTTAATCAGAGTACTAATTTGAATATCCCGGTACCATCAAGACCATCAG AGAAAGTTGCTGTCAAAAACGTTCATGTAAGGCAAGTTGTCAAATGGATCATTAAGTAA